Proteins encoded together in one Amblyomma americanum isolate KBUSLIRL-KWMA chromosome 1, ASM5285725v1, whole genome shotgun sequence window:
- the LOC144113073 gene encoding regulator of telomere elongation helicase 1 homolog, which translates to MSLQMFNLRGVTVHFPHEPYDVQKKYMEKVIECLQSGVNGILESPTGTGKTLSLLCSSLAWLEDHKAAMQLTAGLHRSPDPNAGFLSQLQSLFDQQEAANRPSPICPKIIYSSRTHSQLSQAINELKKTNYRYVKSVVLGSRDQLCINPDVQKLQDNASKLRVCRHKVTTRTCPFHLNYDTKMTRSEYQDTPVMDIEDLGKLGKKFVCCPYYAAKTLKGRADIVFMPYNYLVDAKSRKAHGVELEGNVVIFDEAHNIENMCEESMSFQLLSSDLALCIKETTHAADLKQQKETEAAAGMEGVDPDFTLLDIAKIKAILLSLEKYVDELLVQVNAESTTKPGNFMFTMLEEAGVSRHNKDELLDLLDKIVSFLEVNAVGAFSPRGTGLNRFVNILNSLYSVEGDGSSVEAIFKKKFKVHIQKDANKKKKPSHDVWTVSSNASKKLDWCLNCWCFSPSVSMDNLLKQGVRCIILTSGTLSPLSSFAAELGIPFPVQLENPHVIKEEQIYVSVLSNGYDGQLLNCSYDNRNNPAYLASLGRTVCNLCRVIPGGVLLFFPSYAVMRNFVETWTANGTMTSLALVKPTVMEVQRNTDFSSLIQEHCENVDSPEKRGCLLMAVCRGRMSEGMDFTDQYARAAIIVGFPLPPCFDPRVQLKKQYLDESPSRSIFSGNDWYVLQATRAVNQAIGRVIRHQHDFGAILFCDKRYSEPRNLSQLSKWVKEKTKLRSSFSVVLKELAAFFKAAGVSNENSQAGTKMHVASRNAFGIPSKDGTSVSRNLTSAQHSVAENNENVMEAYRRPTEEQLASFHKVEQGQNLFDVLNNSSAPGAVDFSSTHKVNFRNTDDKQTNEDRLQNAKRRKLYVPLKGIGPPEPSMQDGASTSRTSSPKSSQDIWKSILASLKKSLKECDYNSVCSSMKLFLRTNNSDALAEALALCLVDAPNRDELLTCLAKVVTASKREDFVVKCRSHW; encoded by the coding sequence ATGTCGTTGCAGATGTTCAACCTTAGGGGTGTCACGGTTCATTTTCCACATGAACCTTATGATGTTCAGAAGAAGTATATGGAGAAAGTGATTGAGTGCCTGCAAAGCGGTGTGAACGGCATCCTTGAAAGTCCGACAGGAACAGGGAAAACTTTGTCTCTGTTGTGTTCATCACTTGCCTGGCTTGAAGATCACAAGGCTGCAATGCAGCTAACAGCGGGACTGCACCGATCGCCTGACCCAAACGCGGGATTTTTGTCGCAACTTCAAAGTCTTTTCGATCAGCAGGAGGCAGCAAATCGACCGAGCCCCATATGTCCGAAAATTATCTACAGCTCAAGAACCCATTCTCAGCTTTCGCAGGCCATAAATGAGCTGAAAAAGACAAATTACCGATACGTCAAGTCGGTAGTCTTGGGTTCCAGAGATCAGCTTTGCATCAACCCAGATGTCCAGAAACTGCAAGACAATGCTTCAAAGCTAAGGGTCTGCCGGCACAAGGTGACGACTAGGACATGCCCATTTCACCTGAACTATGATACAAAGATGACGAGGTCAGAATACCAAGACACACCTGTAATGGATATCGAGGACTTGGGAAAGCTTGGCAAGAAATTTGTTTGTTGCCCATATTATGCAGCCAAAACACTGAAAGGGAGGGCCGACATTGTTTTTATGCCCTACAACTACCTTGTGGATGCCAAATCCCGGAAGGCACATGGCGTTGAGCTGGAAGGAAACGTGGTCATATTTGACGAAGCTCACAACATAGAAAATATGTGTGAAGAAAGCATGTCATTCCAGCTTCTGTCATCTGATTTGGCCTTGTGTATCAAGGAAACAACTCATGCAGCAGACTTGAAGCAACAGAAAGAGACTGAGGCAGCAGCTGGAATGGAAGGAGTTGATCCAGATTTCACTTTGCTTGATATAGCGAAGATCAAGGCTATTTTGCTTTCCCTAGAGAAATATGTAGATGAACTGCTTGTGCAGGTGAATGCAGAATCCACAACAAAACCAGGAAACTTCATGTTCACCATGCTTGAAGAGGCAGGTGTAAGTCGGCATAACAAAGACGAACTTCTGGACCTCCTGGACAAGATTGTTTCCTTTTTGGAGGTTAATGCAGTTGGAGCATTCAGTCCAAGAGGCACAGGTCTGAACCGTTTTGTGAACATTCTCAACAGCCTCTATTCAGTTGAAGGGGATGGCTCATCGGTGGAGGCAATATTCAAGAAGAAGTTTAAAGTCCATATACAAAAGgatgcaaacaagaaaaagaagccATCTCATGATGTCTGGACGGTGTCATCAAATGCATCCAAGAAGCTGGATTGGTGTCTGAACTGCTGGTGCTTCTCACCGAGTGTGAGCATGGACAACCTCCTAAAGCAAGGAGTCCGCTGCATTATTCTCACCAGTGGCACGCTTTCACCGCTGAGTTCATTTGCAGCCGAACTGGGCATTCCATTCCCTGTGCAGCTGGAGAACCCACATGTCATCAAGGAAGAGCAAATCTATGTTTCTGTGCTTAGCAATGGCTATGATGGGCAGCTCTTGAATTGCAGTTATGACAACCGAAACAATCCAGCCTACTTAGCCTCTCTTGGCAGGACGGTTTGCAACCTCTGCAGGGTGATTCCAGGTGGTGTGCTGCTTTTTTTCCCCTCGTATGCTGTCATGAGGAATTTCGTTGAGACCTGGACTGCAAATGGAACCATGACCTCGCTTGCACTTGTCAAGCCCACAGTAATGGAAGTCCAGAGAAACACAGACTTCTCCTCCCTCATTCAAGAGCACTGTGAAAATGTCGATTCACCTGAAAAAAGAGGTTGCCTCCTTATGGCAGTGTGCAGGGGGCGTATGAGTGAGGGCATGGACTTCACAGACCAGTATGCTCGTGCAGCTATCATTGTTGGCTTTCCGCTACCCCCGTGCTTTGATCCCCGTGTTCAGCTTAAGAAGCAGTATCTTGATGAATCACCATCCAGGTCTATTTTTTCTGGCAATGACTGGTATGTGCTTCAGGCAACCAGGGCTGTCAATCAAGCAATTGGTCGTGTCATCCGGCACCAGCATGACTTCGGTGCAATCTTGTTTTGTGATAAGCGATACAGTGAGCCAAGAAATTTGAGTCAGTTGTCGAAATGGGTGAAAGAAAAAACCAAACTACGGTCTAGCTTTAGTGTAGTCCTGAAAGAGTTGGCTGCCTTCTTCAAAGCTGCAGGTGTATCAAATGAGAACAGTCAAGCTGGAACCAAAATGCATGTTGCATCAAGAAATGCCTTTGGAATACCGTCAAAGGATGGCACATCGGTTTCTAGGAACCTGACATCTGCGCAACATTCAGTGGCTGAAAACAATGAAAATGTCATGGAGGCTTACCGCCGGCCCACTGAGGAGCAGTTGGCATCCTTTCACAAGGTTGAGCAGGGCCAAAATCTTTTTGATGTCCTGAATAACAGCTCAGCACCAGGGGCAGTAGACTTTAGTAGCACTCACAAGGTGAACTTCAGAAATACTGATGACAAGCAAACTAACGAAGATCGTTTACAAAATGCTAAGAGACGGAAACTTTACGTCCCACTCAAAGGTATTGGGCCTCCTGAGCCATC